In the genome of Bacillus sp. S3, one region contains:
- the accB gene encoding acetyl-CoA carboxylase biotin carboxyl carrier protein yields the protein MLKVQEIRELIKLVDQSSIDEFVYENDGSKIQMKKTTAAAIVTQVTPAPVVPQAAPVAQPVPVTVAATSAPVQEAAQEAPKADEVKQADTANLHKITSPMVGTFYASPTPDADVYVKTGSTVTKDSIVCIVEAMKLFNEIEAEVNGEIVEVLVKNGQLVEYGQPLFLVKPE from the coding sequence ATGTTAAAAGTACAAGAAATTCGTGAATTAATTAAATTGGTTGACCAGTCGAGTATTGATGAATTTGTATACGAAAATGACGGTTCGAAAATCCAAATGAAGAAAACAACTGCAGCTGCTATTGTTACTCAAGTAACGCCTGCTCCTGTAGTACCGCAAGCAGCTCCTGTTGCCCAACCTGTTCCTGTGACAGTTGCCGCAACTTCAGCTCCAGTACAAGAAGCGGCACAGGAAGCACCAAAAGCTGATGAAGTGAAACAAGCCGATACAGCAAACTTACATAAAATCACTTCTCCAATGGTTGGTACATTCTATGCATCGCCAACTCCAGATGCGGACGTTTATGTAAAAACAGGTTCAACCGTTACTAAAGATTCAATCGTTTGTATTGTCGAAGCGATGAAATTATTTAATGAAATTGAAGCAGAAGTAAATGGAGAAATTGTTGAAGTACTTGTTAAAAATGGCCAATTAGTTGAATACGGTCAGCCATTATTTTTAGTAAAGCCAGAGTAA
- a CDS encoding SpoIIIAH-like family protein produces MLLKKQTVWLLTMLSLVVVLSVYYITSPEQKNTDLAAVQQNAKDQNQGKTKTQAKDDKTVVSSVAGDVAFEELRMELEDLRSERQESLTNELASTDLSPEEKSKVKDQMDKLNKTAQKEEFLETFIKTMGFDDVLVRADGPKVIVTVKSKKKPSASEANKIMLEVKKEIAETNYVAVEYQPAK; encoded by the coding sequence ATGCTTTTGAAAAAACAAACAGTTTGGTTATTAACAATGTTAAGTTTAGTAGTGGTGTTATCAGTATACTACATTACTTCTCCAGAGCAGAAAAACACAGACCTAGCAGCAGTACAACAAAATGCTAAAGATCAAAATCAAGGGAAAACAAAAACACAAGCCAAGGATGATAAAACAGTTGTATCCAGCGTTGCTGGCGATGTGGCATTTGAAGAGCTTCGCATGGAGCTTGAAGACCTGCGCAGCGAGCGGCAGGAAAGTTTAACCAATGAACTAGCGTCCACTGATCTTTCGCCAGAAGAAAAAAGTAAAGTGAAAGACCAAATGGATAAACTGAATAAAACAGCTCAAAAAGAAGAATTTCTTGAAACTTTTATTAAAACCATGGGTTTTGATGATGTCCTTGTAAGAGCAGACGGACCAAAAGTAATCGTAACAGTTAAATCAAAGAAGAAGCCTTCAGCATCAGAGGCCAACAAGATTATGCTCGAAGTTAAAAAAGAAATTGCTGAAACCAATTATGTAGCAGTAGAATATCAACCGGCTAAATAA
- the spoIIIAG gene encoding stage III sporulation protein AG — MDKNKGPLSLLKRILKLEEQGEKKPAKYQYMLLVLCIGAALMLAGNILFNKDTNPAAVPAAANDKAASEDVPTFGMKKNSGNKAIAEYEEKYENQMKKAIQEMLGVDDVTVLVTIDSTDKKVLEKNRVTKSQTTDETDREGGQRKVVDSSTDEQLVIIREGEKEVPIVVETKKPEIRGVLVVAKGADNIEVKKWIKEAVTRALGVPSHRVAVMPKK, encoded by the coding sequence ATGGATAAAAACAAAGGACCATTATCCTTGCTTAAAAGAATATTGAAACTTGAAGAACAGGGAGAGAAGAAACCGGCGAAATATCAATATATGCTCCTTGTCCTCTGTATTGGTGCAGCACTTATGCTCGCAGGAAACATTTTATTTAATAAGGATACAAATCCTGCTGCGGTACCTGCTGCAGCAAACGATAAGGCAGCTTCGGAAGATGTACCGACATTTGGTATGAAAAAAAACTCCGGCAATAAAGCCATCGCTGAGTATGAGGAAAAGTATGAAAATCAGATGAAGAAGGCCATACAGGAGATGCTCGGGGTTGATGATGTGACCGTCCTGGTAACAATTGATTCAACTGATAAGAAGGTACTGGAGAAAAATAGGGTTACCAAATCACAAACAACGGATGAAACGGATCGTGAAGGCGGGCAGAGAAAGGTTGTCGATTCTTCAACCGATGAACAACTAGTTATTATACGTGAAGGAGAAAAAGAGGTTCCAATTGTAGTAGAAACAAAAAAGCCTGAGATTCGCGGTGTGCTGGTCGTTGCCAAGGGCGCAGATAATATTGAGGTGAAAAAATGGATTAAGGAAGCAGTCACAAGGGCTTTAGGTGTTCCTAGCCATCGAGTTGCTGTTATGCCTAAAAAATAA
- the spoIIIAF gene encoding stage III sporulation protein AF — translation MEFLKEWVTNIILFILLATVIDMLLPNSSMQKYTKMVTGLLLIAIILTPIFKLISKDFESALGSISKYQPASEKNMKNVIDSKKKEIQASTDAYILKELTVQLKKDVKEELMEQYGLEIETIDLAINEKSDQAFPENLQKVTVLLKQPENGVKTVEAIKQIEINTEQPLPSKGNTEESEKIASFLSQKWNVTEETVEVSIEGGIKKKNG, via the coding sequence ATGGAGTTTTTAAAAGAGTGGGTAACGAATATCATTCTTTTTATCCTATTAGCTACTGTTATTGATATGCTGCTGCCAAATTCCAGTATGCAGAAATATACCAAGATGGTTACAGGGCTGCTTTTAATCGCGATTATTCTTACCCCTATCTTTAAATTAATCTCCAAGGACTTTGAATCAGCACTTGGTTCCATTTCAAAATACCAGCCCGCAAGTGAAAAAAATATGAAAAATGTAATAGATTCAAAGAAAAAAGAAATACAAGCCTCAACTGATGCATATATTTTAAAAGAATTGACTGTCCAGCTGAAAAAGGACGTTAAGGAGGAGTTGATGGAACAATACGGATTGGAGATTGAAACAATTGATCTAGCCATAAATGAAAAAAGTGACCAAGCATTTCCTGAAAACCTCCAAAAGGTTACGGTTCTTCTTAAACAGCCGGAAAATGGCGTGAAGACAGTCGAAGCGATTAAGCAAATCGAAATTAACACAGAACAACCTCTTCCATCTAAAGGAAATACAGAAGAATCAGAAAAAATCGCCTCATTTCTTTCGCAGAAATGGAATGTAACAGAAGAAACCGTGGAAGTTTCGATTGAAGGGGGGATTAAAAAGAAGAATGGATAA
- the spoIIIAE gene encoding stage III sporulation protein AE: MKQRLQIIPIIILVFLFLFIPSVQAAEESKDTSTPLSPQELVDEQLKTLDLSELKQFWEDITNKYGGFLPESQKGSLYDFVKGDKKFSFKQWGQGVLKFAFHEFVANGKLLGSLILLTIFSMFLQSMQNAFEKSAISKVAYAIVYMVLVILALNSFHIAISYTNEAIGTMISFALALVPLLLALIAASGGLVSAAFFHPVILFLMNISGMFIQYVILPLLFLATLLSIVSTMSEQYKVSQLAALLRNWSIGLMGLFFTIFLGVISVQGASAAVTDGVAIRTAKFVTGNFIPVIGRMFTDATDTVVSASVLLKNTVGIAGVAILLIIVAFPAIKILMIAFIYKFAAAILQPLGGGPVIKCLDIISKSVIYVFAALGIVSLMFFLSITVIVAAGNLTMMMR; encoded by the coding sequence TTGAAGCAGAGGCTGCAGATTATTCCTATTATTATTCTTGTATTCCTTTTTTTATTTATTCCAAGTGTGCAAGCCGCCGAAGAATCCAAAGACACCTCCACACCGCTTTCACCACAAGAATTGGTAGATGAACAGCTTAAAACCTTGGACTTAAGTGAACTAAAACAATTTTGGGAGGATATTACCAATAAATATGGCGGATTCCTCCCTGAAAGCCAAAAAGGGAGTTTATACGATTTCGTAAAAGGTGATAAGAAATTCTCATTTAAGCAATGGGGACAAGGAGTATTGAAGTTTGCCTTTCATGAGTTTGTGGCAAATGGAAAATTACTTGGCTCGTTAATCTTATTAACGATTTTTAGCATGTTTCTTCAATCCATGCAGAATGCTTTTGAGAAAAGCGCAATCAGTAAGGTAGCCTATGCGATTGTCTATATGGTGCTGGTGATCCTTGCATTAAATAGTTTTCATATTGCCATCAGTTATACAAATGAAGCAATTGGAACCATGATCTCGTTTGCCCTTGCACTTGTCCCTCTGCTGCTTGCCCTTATTGCAGCATCGGGAGGGCTTGTATCAGCGGCATTCTTTCATCCGGTCATATTATTTTTAATGAATATAAGTGGAATGTTCATTCAATATGTGATTCTGCCGCTCCTCTTTTTAGCTACATTGCTGAGTATTGTCAGCACCATGTCAGAGCAATACAAAGTGTCACAATTAGCTGCTCTTTTAAGAAACTGGAGCATTGGATTGATGGGGCTCTTCTTCACCATCTTTCTTGGGGTTATTTCTGTCCAGGGGGCATCCGCCGCTGTGACCGATGGAGTCGCAATTAGAACAGCGAAATTTGTGACGGGTAATTTCATTCCCGTCATCGGAAGAATGTTTACCGATGCAACGGATACAGTCGTAAGTGCATCCGTCCTGTTAAAAAATACTGTCGGTATCGCAGGTGTTGCCATCCTGCTCATTATCGTCGCCTTCCCGGCTATAAAAATATTAATGATTGCCTTTATTTATAAATTTGCTGCTGCCATCCTTCAGCCCTTAGGTGGTGGACCTGTGATTAAATGCCTTGATATTATTAGCAAAAGCGTCATATATGTCTTTGCAGCACTGGGGATCGTTTCACTTATGTTCTTTTTAAGTATTACGGTCATTGTCGCGGCTGGGAATTTAACGATGATGATGAGATAG
- the spoIIIAD gene encoding stage III sporulation protein AD has translation MEIIKIVGVALVATFLALIIKEQKPNFAFLLVVFVGCAIFLFLVDKIFDIIHMLEKLAVNAKVNMVYVETILKIIGIAYIAEFATQITKDAGQGAIASKIELAGKIIILAMAIPILTVLIETIIKLIPS, from the coding sequence ATTGAAATCATAAAAATTGTTGGTGTTGCTCTGGTCGCAACCTTCCTTGCTTTAATCATCAAAGAGCAAAAGCCTAATTTTGCTTTCCTATTAGTCGTTTTTGTTGGCTGTGCTATTTTTCTCTTTTTAGTCGATAAGATTTTTGACATCATCCATATGCTTGAAAAATTAGCTGTGAATGCAAAGGTAAATATGGTTTATGTCGAAACCATTCTTAAAATCATTGGCATTGCTTATATCGCTGAATTCGCCACCCAAATTACCAAGGATGCAGGACAGGGAGCCATTGCCTCTAAAATTGAATTAGCAGGAAAAATTATCATTCTCGCCATGGCGATACCAATATTAACAGTTTTGATAGAAACCATTATCAAATTAATTCCGAGCTAA
- the spoIIIAC gene encoding stage III sporulation protein AC encodes MGLEVDIIFKIAGVGIVVAFLHTVLDQVGKKEYAQWVTLFGFIYILFQVASIVDDLFQKIKSVFLFQ; translated from the coding sequence ATGGGTTTAGAAGTGGATATTATCTTTAAAATTGCCGGTGTCGGAATTGTGGTCGCATTTTTGCATACGGTTCTTGATCAGGTTGGCAAAAAAGAGTATGCGCAATGGGTGACCTTATTCGGTTTTATCTATATTTTATTTCAGGTTGCTTCAATTGTTGATGATCTCTTCCAAAAAATAAAATCCGTATTCTTGTTTCAATAG
- the spoIIIAB gene encoding stage III sporulation protein SpoIIIAB: MIKLIGAIIIIVATTWTGFEASRNFSERPKQLRALRSALQSLEAEIMYSHTPLHEAARRLAAQLSKPLSTFFETFAKKLTDTETTVKEAWETSLKEVWKSTALKQGEFEIMKQFGETLGRHDRLSQQKHIMLTLSHLEREEADAIDRQVKYEKMVKSLGFLSGLLLIILLF; the protein is encoded by the coding sequence ATGATTAAATTAATTGGTGCCATCATCATTATTGTTGCGACTACTTGGACGGGCTTTGAGGCTTCAAGAAATTTCAGTGAACGCCCCAAGCAGCTTAGAGCATTAAGGTCGGCACTGCAATCACTGGAGGCTGAAATCATGTATAGTCATACACCATTGCATGAGGCGGCCAGAAGATTGGCCGCTCAGCTTTCAAAGCCGCTCTCTACATTTTTTGAAACCTTTGCAAAGAAACTAACCGACACGGAAACAACGGTAAAGGAAGCCTGGGAAACGAGTTTAAAAGAGGTTTGGAAGTCCACCGCATTAAAACAGGGGGAATTTGAAATAATGAAGCAATTTGGGGAGACACTTGGCCGCCATGATCGCTTATCCCAGCAAAAACATATTATGTTAACTCTTTCCCATCTTGAAAGAGAAGAGGCTGATGCCATCGACCGGCAGGTAAAATATGAAAAAATGGTAAAGAGTCTAGGATTCTTATCAGGATTATTACTGATTATTTTATTATTTTAG
- the spoIIIAA gene encoding stage III sporulation protein AA yields METILNFLPKKIADLISQIPPDQKEELEEIRIRINRPIEITLKGAPKFLTYIIQPEDAFHLMNKISHFSIYTLEEELKRGYITVSGGHRIGLAGKVILEEGKVKAIRDISSFNIRIAREKVGIAEPIIPYIFNGRWMHTMVIGPPQTGKTTLLRDIARIISSGDKIKGLRASKVGIVDERSEIAGCVNGVPQLTFGHRLDVLDACPKAEGMMMLIRSMSPEVLIVDEIGRKEDAEAIQEAVHAGIKLVMTTHGTSIEEIRNRPSLKDIIDQRIFERFVILNRASGPGTITHILNASGQEMKQKVSVT; encoded by the coding sequence GTGGAAACAATCCTTAACTTTTTACCTAAAAAAATTGCAGACCTAATCAGCCAAATCCCTCCTGACCAAAAAGAAGAATTAGAGGAAATCCGCATTCGAATTAACCGTCCTATTGAAATAACGCTTAAGGGAGCTCCAAAGTTTTTAACGTATATCATTCAGCCTGAGGACGCTTTTCATCTTATGAATAAAATTAGTCATTTTTCTATTTATACCCTTGAGGAAGAACTCAAACGCGGATATATAACCGTTTCGGGCGGACATCGGATTGGGCTTGCCGGAAAAGTCATCCTTGAAGAGGGAAAGGTAAAGGCGATTAGGGATATTTCCTCATTTAACATAAGAATTGCAAGAGAAAAGGTTGGAATTGCAGAACCTATTATTCCTTATATTTTTAATGGCAGATGGATGCATACGATGGTCATTGGACCGCCGCAAACAGGAAAGACGACGTTGTTGCGTGATATTGCAAGAATTATCTCTTCAGGAGATAAGATAAAAGGGTTGCGTGCCAGTAAAGTGGGAATTGTTGATGAGAGAAGTGAAATTGCGGGATGTGTAAATGGGGTGCCGCAATTGACATTTGGACACCGTTTAGACGTGTTAGATGCCTGTCCAAAAGCGGAAGGGATGATGATGCTGATTCGTTCGATGAGTCCTGAGGTCTTAATTGTTGACGAAATTGGCCGAAAGGAAGATGCTGAGGCCATTCAAGAGGCCGTACATGCAGGAATCAAACTTGTCATGACCACACACGGGACGAGCATTGAAGAAATACGGAACAGGCCATCTCTAAAAGACATTATCGACCAAAGAATTTTTGAACGGTTTGTCATTCTAAACCGGGCATCGGGACCAGGAACCATCACCCATATTTTGAATGCAAGCGGTCAGGAAATGAAGCAAAAAGTGAGCGTGACGTAA
- a CDS encoding SIMPL domain-containing protein, with protein sequence MYHNLQPNRNTVHHKNHLIKVTGEGELPVQPNSASVKLGVITENKQLITAQQQNSAEVTKVINALLGLGIPQNQIQTFDYRIESDYDYDQGKQIFRGYKITHLLQVKVEDLSLIGKVVDTAVQHGVNYVSNVQFSVKNNDRFYQQALILALNNASEKAKTIAESLNVTLIPTPSLIVEGGSQVQPFNQHAETFVKGISSTQFEPGQIIVKASVFADFHYRPTY encoded by the coding sequence GTGTATCATAATTTACAGCCAAATCGAAATACAGTACATCACAAAAATCATTTAATAAAAGTTACAGGAGAAGGTGAACTTCCGGTTCAGCCAAATTCAGCTTCAGTAAAACTAGGGGTCATCACAGAAAACAAACAATTAATAACAGCCCAGCAGCAGAACTCTGCTGAAGTGACGAAAGTAATTAATGCTCTACTTGGACTGGGAATTCCGCAAAATCAAATCCAAACATTCGACTATCGGATTGAGTCGGACTATGATTACGACCAAGGAAAACAAATATTTCGCGGCTATAAAATTACCCATCTATTACAAGTGAAGGTAGAAGATTTATCGTTGATAGGGAAAGTGGTAGATACAGCGGTTCAACACGGGGTTAACTATGTATCGAATGTGCAATTTTCCGTGAAGAATAATGACAGATTTTATCAGCAAGCATTGATTCTTGCCTTAAACAATGCAAGCGAAAAAGCTAAAACAATTGCGGAATCGTTAAATGTGACATTAATCCCGACACCAAGTTTGATTGTGGAAGGAGGAAGTCAGGTTCAGCCTTTCAATCAGCATGCTGAAACCTTCGTGAAAGGAATTAGTTCAACCCAATTTGAACCAGGGCAAATCATCGTAAAGGCTAGCGTATTTGCAGATTTTCATTATCGACCAACCTATTAG
- a CDS encoding TlpA family protein disulfide reductase, whose amino-acid sequence MNQRVIKSLVLILIVGMFGFFGYSLVSKGENTDVGDQAYNFELPNLDGSTTKLSDYKGEVVILNYFASWCKPCKEEFPELAAFQKDYGDKYKLLMINRGETMDKIKKVTDNNKDGMNYLFDYNAKVSKRFNVTGQPETFVIDKQGIIREHFNGEVTEMQLYNWVKKYDN is encoded by the coding sequence ATGAACCAGCGAGTCATCAAATCACTCGTGTTGATTCTCATTGTAGGAATGTTCGGCTTTTTTGGGTATAGTTTAGTATCCAAAGGCGAGAACACCGATGTTGGAGATCAAGCTTATAATTTCGAGCTGCCAAATTTAGATGGCAGCACAACTAAACTTTCTGATTATAAGGGAGAAGTAGTAATTTTAAATTATTTTGCAAGTTGGTGTAAACCGTGTAAGGAGGAATTTCCAGAATTAGCAGCCTTTCAAAAAGACTATGGTGATAAATACAAACTCCTAATGATAAATCGTGGAGAAACGATGGACAAAATCAAGAAAGTTACCGATAACAATAAAGACGGTATGAACTACTTATTTGACTATAATGCCAAGGTTTCAAAACGCTTTAACGTAACCGGACAACCTGAAACGTTTGTCATTGATAAACAGGGAATTATTAGGGAGCACTTTAATGGTGAAGTAACGGAAATGCAGTTATATAATTGGGTAAAGAAATATGATAACTAA
- a CDS encoding CcmD family protein produces the protein MMNYEYMLGAYSVAWVVIFAYMFIIGKRHDKLKKEIEFLKQLDQ, from the coding sequence ATGATGAATTATGAATATATGTTAGGTGCTTACTCTGTTGCCTGGGTGGTAATTTTTGCTTATATGTTTATTATCGGTAAAAGACATGACAAATTGAAAAAGGAAATTGAATTTTTAAAGCAGTTAGATCAATAG
- a CDS encoding cytochrome c biogenesis protein — protein sequence MSMNLEREKAVFTGGSEVADAKPTNLSKILFGATVISMLVSLYFIFIFAAEEKSMHAAQKIFYFHVSSAWLAFMAFFVTFVFSILFLIKRKRIFDTYAYVSAEIGVVFTIIVLTTGPIWARSAWNTWWVWEPRLITTLILFFIYIAYIMIRQMDGVWDKKARLSAVFGIIGFADVPIVFFAIRWWQTKFHPIVFGDGPSQQGGGIENTMLAALLITITAFTILYVYLLQKGVSFENMRIKVEQYKEKLREQLDK from the coding sequence ATGAGTATGAATCTCGAACGGGAGAAAGCAGTGTTTACTGGTGGGTCGGAGGTGGCTGATGCCAAACCAACTAATCTATCAAAAATTTTGTTTGGCGCCACAGTGATCTCGATGCTGGTATCGCTCTACTTTATTTTTATTTTTGCTGCGGAAGAAAAATCGATGCACGCGGCACAAAAAATCTTTTATTTCCATGTTAGTTCTGCCTGGCTTGCCTTTATGGCATTCTTTGTCACATTTGTATTTAGTATTTTGTTCTTAATAAAGCGAAAAAGAATATTTGACACCTATGCATATGTTTCAGCCGAAATCGGTGTTGTATTCACTATCATTGTTTTAACTACAGGACCGATTTGGGCTAGATCAGCCTGGAATACTTGGTGGGTGTGGGAGCCGCGGTTAATTACAACATTAATTCTATTCTTTATTTACATTGCCTATATTATGATTCGGCAAATGGATGGAGTATGGGATAAAAAGGCTCGGCTTTCCGCAGTTTTTGGTATTATCGGTTTTGCCGATGTTCCAATTGTATTCTTCGCCATCCGGTGGTGGCAAACGAAATTTCACCCAATTGTCTTCGGAGATGGTCCTTCACAACAGGGCGGTGGGATTGAAAATACGATGTTAGCAGCATTGTTAATCACCATAACTGCATTTACCATTCTTTATGTCTACCTTCTGCAAAAGGGAGTATCATTTGAGAATATGAGAATTAAGGTTGAACAATATAAAGAAAAATTAAGAGAACAATTAGATAAGTAG
- a CDS encoding heme exporter protein CcmB: MNLIRTALLLAKKDLYSELKTKQILTTQIIFAGLVIVVFSFAFDPANNTTKAVIPGVIWVIIVFAGILGLNRSFISEQRNDTMQGLLVAPMEGASIYLGKFLANFTMMLVVELVSIPFLFLLFDFKFFGSIPYFVLTIFLGSFGFIAIGTFLAALAANSKSSEMLLPLLLFPITTPILIGVVQATKIILSNMEKLPSAIAWIQLVTAYDVIFFVVCFLLIDYVLEV, encoded by the coding sequence ATGAATCTTATTCGAACAGCCCTCCTATTAGCCAAAAAGGATTTATATTCAGAATTAAAAACAAAACAAATACTGACAACACAAATTATTTTCGCCGGCTTGGTAATTGTCGTTTTTAGTTTTGCTTTTGACCCGGCTAATAACACGACAAAAGCTGTTATACCTGGTGTTATTTGGGTCATTATTGTATTTGCCGGAATTTTGGGACTGAATCGATCGTTTATTTCGGAACAACGAAATGATACGATGCAGGGCTTATTGGTTGCACCTATGGAGGGAGCCAGCATTTATTTAGGAAAGTTTCTGGCAAATTTTACGATGATGCTTGTAGTAGAATTGGTTTCCATCCCGTTTTTATTTTTGTTATTTGATTTTAAATTTTTTGGCAGTATCCCATATTTTGTATTAACGATTTTCTTAGGAAGCTTTGGATTTATTGCAATCGGAACATTTTTAGCTGCCCTTGCCGCTAACTCTAAAAGCAGTGAAATGCTGCTGCCGTTATTACTTTTTCCAATTACAACACCGATTTTAATCGGAGTTGTTCAAGCAACGAAAATCATTTTATCAAATATGGAAAAGCTGCCAAGCGCTATTGCTTGGATCCAATTGGTCACGGCGTATGATGTTATTTTCTTTGTTGTTTGTTTCTTATTAATAGATTACGTGCTGGAGGTTTAA
- the ccmA gene encoding heme ABC exporter ATP-binding protein CcmA, protein MIEIKKLTKQADNKQILRGVDLSIKKGETVAILGPNGAGKSTLLKVLATLIKPTSGNVLVNGLEMKKNHIEVKKLLGYLPHSSLLYDHYSPLENLIFFGNIYGVKDVEQKAIKLVKEVGLSFFLNEPVKNFSRGMIQRIAIARAIVHDPEILLLDEPHTGLDQGAISILNNVILTMKEKGTTTLMVTHDFKQAAEICDRVIIVKNGKIVDDFKIENRNLVYVSDKYHHQVEGVS, encoded by the coding sequence ATGATAGAAATAAAAAAGCTGACGAAGCAAGCTGATAATAAGCAAATCTTGCGTGGAGTTGACCTCTCAATTAAAAAAGGGGAAACGGTAGCCATATTGGGACCAAACGGTGCTGGTAAAAGTACGCTTCTAAAGGTATTGGCAACCTTAATTAAGCCCACTTCAGGGAATGTGTTGGTAAATGGTCTCGAGATGAAAAAGAACCATATCGAAGTAAAGAAGTTATTAGGTTATTTACCTCATTCCAGCTTGCTGTATGATCATTACTCCCCATTAGAAAATCTCATTTTCTTTGGAAATATTTATGGGGTAAAAGATGTCGAACAAAAAGCCATTAAGCTTGTAAAAGAGGTAGGGTTATCCTTTTTCTTAAATGAACCAGTCAAGAACTTTTCACGTGGAATGATTCAGAGGATTGCCATAGCCCGCGCGATTGTTCATGATCCGGAGATACTGCTTTTAGATGAGCCGCATACTGGCCTGGATCAGGGAGCTATTTCGATTTTGAACAATGTCATCCTAACGATGAAAGAAAAAGGAACAACGACCCTAATGGTAACTCATGATTTTAAACAGGCCGCAGAAATTTGCGACCGTGTCATTATAGTGAAAAATGGAAAGATTGTAGATGACTTTAAGATTGAGAATCGCAACTTAGTCTATGTATCTGATAAATATCATCATCAAGTGGAGGGTGTATCATGA
- a CDS encoding cytochrome c-type biogenesis protein, translating to MRNKIYLGLLIIAFIFQGSFIRVEAKQFDYKSPEFKAVAQQFACTCGCGQDHYECDPNTCNLTTEFKADLVEMMNKGWDKDKIREYYINIYGEEILTSPEKSGFSLTAWVLPFVVLGAAGIAVFFIIRKWVKKKGTDVVVNEYENREDEVEGEILSSMIDEERKKYL from the coding sequence ATGAGAAATAAAATTTATCTTGGGCTCCTCATCATTGCGTTTATTTTTCAAGGATCGTTCATTCGAGTGGAAGCAAAACAATTTGACTATAAATCTCCTGAATTCAAAGCGGTTGCCCAGCAATTCGCATGCACTTGCGGCTGTGGACAGGATCATTATGAATGTGATCCTAATACCTGTAATTTAACGACAGAATTTAAAGCGGACCTTGTTGAAATGATGAACAAAGGCTGGGATAAGGATAAAATTCGTGAATATTACATCAATATTTATGGAGAAGAGATATTAACCTCACCCGAAAAAAGTGGATTTAGCCTAACCGCATGGGTCCTCCCATTTGTTGTATTAGGTGCAGCAGGAATCGCTGTGTTTTTCATTATCCGTAAATGGGTGAAGAAAAAAGGCACAGATGTTGTAGTCAATGAATACGAGAACAGAGAGGATGAAGTAGAAGGGGAAATCCTTTCTTCGATGATCGATGAGGAACGCAAAAAGTATCTTTAG